The Macaca fascicularis isolate 582-1 chromosome 5, T2T-MFA8v1.1 genome segment tattttccaattttccaaatatgttaaatatgttcACTTTCCAATATTTGTTACACAAGTTTTCCAACTggaattcatttctttcttacaAAAATTCTCTTGACTTCACAAATTCACATTTAGAATATCTCTGTGTCTTGGAAATAGTCAAATGAAAGTATTGGGTTAGTAATGTGAAACATAAACACACAtctattgaaatatataaaaattaatagtggTGATATGTCTGTggtaaggaaggagaaagagcacTAAATAATTGAAATTGGCTCACCACATTGACTGACTTCGCTGGATAATATGCTCAGTTTCCTAAGACATTTGACAATGCAAGTACAGGAACAAGGAAAACATGTTCAATTAGATTTATCTCTTTCCAAGTAAACTCAAGCCATATCTTTGCCAACTGCGtgattaaaacaaatattcaaaaaccACACACCACTAATGGACATCTGGACTTTAATGTCTGAAAACTATAAGTAACCTGTTGGTTTGTTATCTATTAATACGGTTGCCTTATTCTCCATTTTTATTGATGGTTTTAAAACTGGACTGAGAAATTATATAGCATCTTTTAGTTTGCCAACAGTATCAAACTACATATCATATTAAAACGTTATAAGGTAGGTTGATATTACTTTCATCTTATTGATGAGGAAATAAAGTTCAGAGAAGTTATGCTGATGTACCTAACATTGTTCAACTGTTAAGTTACTTGATACTAGTGGCTCTTTTTACAATTTTGTATCTATCTGGTCACATGgaacacatataattttaaataaaaagaaattaaaatctagGAGCTTAGTCATCTATTTCCTGAATATAATTTATGTCGTTTATTATAAACCAAAGAAATACATCTTGAATATGAGGTCTTTGAAAAAGTAATTGCTTGCTTTGCCACAGTCTCTTTAGTAAAAAATGTAGTGGGAAATAAATGGGTTAAAGATTAAGAAAGAGGAAGCCAAAAAATTCAGCAGGCTTGATTTCATACCTAGCTATGGATTCTCatgttcttaaaataaattaagagaaaGCCGAGAAAtttcacagaggaaaaaatatttctcataacATTTTACAGTAGAAGTTAACAAGCCTGCTGGGACCCTTTTAGCCCCTGCAGAGCTAAGTCTTCAACATTATTAAATGGCTGTCGCATCTGAAGTATGGTACAACATAACtcaataaacaacagaaaacataaGATGCTGAATGGAGGGAGGCTTTTCGATTACCCCAAAGAATAATTCAATTTCAGGACAGGTGTTTGCATGTGATGGAACAAGATATGACTCAAGGATAAAATCACTCTTACGCCCCTCCCccaatattttgaaaatcctaAGACTAATAGCAAAATGCTAGATTTAAAAGTATGTTAAAAATGGGCAGAAACACTGAAGCACAAATGAAGGAACAAAATTACACATGCACAAAATTCTCAAAATTTACATGgattacaaaaaatatatactttcttgaaaacaattttttataaaaGATTATGCTTCCTAGAACACCCTGCTTCCCCACCTAAGGTCATCTGACATGTTAATCAGTGACTAAAAGTCACATTActaataaaatttagattttattttcagttcatttttgcttttttacaaaCTAATCTGGGAATATGAGAGAAACTATAAAAGAATTAGTCCTTTCTCCAATTTGTATATTTACATGGCCCTTCAAATAAATCTTGAATTTAACTCATCACTTTAACTAGATatttctatatgacaaatgcaagcatttatttttggtattttgcaTAATGcgagtaaaaataaatttgagaaattaaAGCATATCCACTCATATTGAACAGTAGGACATTAGGTCAAGCTTTTTCAGAGCAAATTAAAGTGAAATGTTTCCTGCATATTCAGACAATCTGTCCAATTGAGGTTGAGCAGTAAATTCTAAGAGCACCAACAACTTTAGACAACTTTCTGAAAAGCACACTTTCAACCTATGCCTGAGAAATACTCAAATAGTATAATGTTTTACTTTGTATCCAGAAAGATACTTTGTATCCAGAATATTCCAACAATGTTTCCACCCCACCATGGATCTTCAGTCTAGAACCTGTTAAACAATGTTCCAACTGGAGCAAACATGGATCAAATGCCTGTTCTTTTTGCATGCCTTTCAATTTTCAATCTCACAGGCTATTTTATTAAATTGTTCTGTACTTATCAATCTATAAGTCTGACTATGCAAAACTTAACTATTAATTCAGAAAAGTAGATGACTGAGACTAaacaaaatatagagaaatacTTCAGCAATCTATTATTTAAGAATTTGAAAAGCCAGAcaacttgtatttcttttatcacTAGAAACaattttcattcttaaaatatccaaatatttttctCGGATTAAATGGAAacctaaagtttttttttgtttttttttttttaatttgctccTATGTGCcttgtgtttgcttgtttatattttgtttgatgATGGTTGAATTTCAAACATTCTTATGGcataatttacaaattaattttaattgctttattttactATTCCTAATTGCCATCTAAAACATGGCTTAGAATTTACATGATGGTTGGATGGGTGAGGGTACTGTTTTCAATAAGGAAGTATTAAAAATGTACGCTTTGTAAGTTTTTAAACTGACAGTTAAAATTACACGTATTTACTGtgtgtacaacatgatattttgaagtatataaaAAACAACTTTAACTCCCTTGTATTAAATCCAGTGATGGAAAAATAATCTCATTGAACTTGTATTGCGGTTTGATGCCTTGGCCACAAATTCATTTGTAGCTTTAGTCAAAGACAAAATTTTCCaagctttttctttattatttacaaaattgAGGTGCTTTTtcctatattatttatatgttacATTCTAATGTTAATATACTAtcattttgtttgaattttattgaaaaaattcctctttccctttcatacttaattatatatttgcattttttggctaaaataaaaatatttttctactggTAATTTTCTTAATCTTGAGATGAAAAATTGAggactcattttaaaaaaaattatgacataaaagaaaaattggtgGAAGTTTCCATTTAAGACAcaaaacatttgcattttatcCATAGATTTTTTTAAGTCAACAAACCTCAGAAATGTATATGTTCAATTATTGACTAAAAGCTCTTAGTCTGAGTGACACACCTATTTTACATCTGGTCTACAAGTTAATTTCCTCAGGAGGCAGGTGCCACCTTCCTGCACCCATTACAGACGGTGCTTTGTCCAGAGTTTTACAATTGCCATTTATGGTTGGGGCTCTTAGAACTTAACAGCATATACAACATGTCCCTCCTCCCCTATTACACTCTTCTGAAGTAAGTTATCAAGTTTGAGACAGTATTCGAATTTTTTTCCACCAACCCCCTTAGAAGCTTAACCTAACTTGTAGAAAAATTACGGCTGGCCTGTACATTCGGCAGATAGATTTTTAAGAgataaaagaaagtaaagaaaaaagaatggcaCCATCCTTCTTCCTGACTTTCCAGTTTCTCAATGTCTTCACTACAACCTGCCCTCTCTAGTTTCTTCACCAGCTGGAGGAAAGCCTCAGCGGTGGCAGTGTGAAACTTACCGCAAAGAGAACCAAGATTGGGGGCAGGGAAACCTCCTGAGGCACTGCTTACTAATGTAATTCCATAAATCAACTAATGGGAGAGAAACCAGATCTGTGTGGTCTCTAATGCTGTCCCACAGAGATCAATCATGTCACCTGAACAATGTTCAGAGACTAAGAGGCTGGGGTTGCCCATGGGACAATTTTATCTCTTGAGCCATATCAGATTGGGAAAAGTTAGAAGTAGCAGAAATGTAACTGTTGCAAATAGAAAAACTGAAGGATTATCTTTGCAAGAGACAGAGTGTTATCATGTAACTTATAAGGATCTCCTATATGATCACGTTTATTAAAACATCTAGGaacttaatatttttcatttaggaTACAAATGTTTAAAACAGTTTTTGTCACACAAGGGGCAGACAGCATTTGTAAGGACTGCTTTGAACAATTAGTGGCTATTTTTTAACAGAGTAATTGACTTACTGAACAGTGGTTATGCAAATACATGGTGCACAGTATAACAGAAAAACTAAATGTTTTGTGTGCATTATCATATCAAATGTGATCAAGGGGTGATTTTATAAACACATTACTAGGGCATCATAAGATGCTCTTAAGGTGAGACTAAGCAGAAAAATAGAAGGCAGTTTTAAAAGGAACACTAGAGAGGAGGCTTTGAAAAAAATCTGGATGAGAGTCCCAACATATCCATGCGAGTCTGtcttaatttcagttttctcaccctgaaaaaaaaaaaaatgactatctCCAGTCTTTGGGATGAGAACAAGTCAATGGGAAGAGTGGCACATGAGGCTTGAAGtgataaataagaatatatgttattattatgaTCCAGATGTTAATGGCATCCATAATTCAAAGCCAACAAATATTAGCTATGGAGTTTACATCTGGAACCCACAGGTAATATCCACAATGAGTCCCCAAGTCACTGCCCTCAGCCAGGAACCGATCCAATCtctaaaacattttctcagaTGAGGATGAACCAAATTTAAGAGAGAAACCAGGTCAGCAAGGGGATTTTCACCTCCCTGCAATTCCTCTTCCAGCTTTAGTTCAGTCATGGAAGCCCTGTCACTCTGAGGTGTGCTCAGCTGGTTTCCTACAACCATAACTGTATTTGCAGTTTAAGGCAGTCATGATGGCATTGTCTTTTTTAATGATCTAGATTGAAtcttacacaattttttaaagtttttatttattttcgcCAAATAGTATTTCGCTAATAATCTTAGCCTTGAAACACGACCCAGGCTCTGATAGAAGGGGTCTGAAGTTAGAAGATCACCTTGAGAGTTCAAAGGAAAAAACCAGCTTCCTCTTCCATCCATACCTCACCTTGTGAAGATTAACAGAATTTTTGTGcgtggtaatttttaaaaagaagaaaatggaattttgtGGGATTTTGTCCTCAAAATGCCTGAAGAATTTAAATATCACATCAAGCTTGTAGGAAAACCAtcacataaaaaaaattacaccaGCATAGAAATTTATGCAGAAAACCTACTGGTACTCATATCAAACTCCTCCAGGGTCATTATTTACTAAATAACTCAGAATTACTCAGTTACTACATATCCTAAATTGGGATGCAAGTAGTGCCACGAGTCTAGCTAAAGATGAGGCCTAACAGCAGAACCAAACTTATAATTCTAGATACTACATttcaggaggaaaaataaaagccatgtTGTCCTTATCATTTGGGAATAGAGTATTTCAGTATGAACTGAATTTTAATTTCCCGTAGTCCTTAGAAGTTACAATAAATTAATCCAGAAAGGAAGATTCAAAAGCTATTTTTTGCCACCTAAGAAAATACATGGACCTGAATTATAGTTGCTATTCTCTTTGCACAAAGAAAGTTgccaaagaaaatacaataaaccATCCAGGAGTAAAGTTAAACTTTCCAAAAAGAGCTGATGcatcttataaagaaaaataaatgcaaatgcaaTATTTTGATGAAACTGATCATACCCAATAGTGAGCATCAACATAATTGTGATATTTTTAGAATCCTAGAGTGCTATCTAGTTTGATTTACAccattaaagtttttttaaaaaaccctgtatcttctttgtgttcaaatCTGTACCAAAGATCTTTAACTcttctcttcattattttaaagactGCTTCCCAGTTCATAAAGAAAACTCCTTTAAGCAGtactcacaatttttaaaataatttacagataCCCCTAAGATACCTTGTGAGAGCCACTCTCATCCTGCAATTCACCCCACagaatgttaaaatgttaaagcACAGAATGCTAAATCCACTACCTAcagtctcatatatatatgaacatcTAATTATCTACCCTGTAAATTTTATCAAGAGACTATAACTACTTGTCCACATTTCTTTGCTTAATATACCATCAAAGTCATTTACctgtgatttttcatttttccccttttttgttTTGATCAGGACACAATACAAAATTTGTATCCAACGTATCAATCTCTGTATGTAGCATAATTCATAGCCTAATTTAACAATTACTTTAGTGAGCATCTGTACAATATCTGTTTTAAAGACCTATAggtaaaagaaactattattgaCCATATAAGGTATCAACCAAAACCGTGCTTGGTGTATAGACCAACTTTGTAACCACAAAATGGTTACTTTGTCCAATGCAGAGCCCAAgggaaatactttttttgtaaCTGAGTTGTAGAAATTATTCATTCTGAAACTAtataaaagaacttttaaaacaaaatcactcTCATCTGCCCTGAAATTAACTAATTGCATCCCTTTATTCTATGTCACATCTCCTTAAAATTTGCAGGTGGAAATTCGCTTTCTACACAGTTTTAACTTTCTCCAAAAATATCAGATATGCAGCAAATGAAATAGGAAACAAACATTCTGCCTTGATGAGTAGAAAAACGATTCTAGAAGGGGGTAGGAAATCCCCTTCTGAATCCAGGTGTTTCAGCTTCAATGAATACCGTTGTGtggtttgttattgttttttcaaTGAGAACAGGCTTGTGTGCCACAAACTGTGTCCTCACTGTTATAAATGGGCCACTAACTTAGCCTGTAAACTTGCATAGGATGTGATGTGTCCAGTCCTTTGGTCAAAGATGCCCCACCCTTTTTAATAAGGAGCAGGAGGCATTTTAAACCACCAAGGGAAAACATTGAGCATACTGAATGTGAAACTTCTGATTCTTCAAACCAATTACATTATTTTCCCCCCCGGGATAAAAAGGAGGGCACTCTCTCTATCAGAAGGGCGGTGTCACGTGAAGTGCAGCTGGGGCGGGTGGTGGAGAGGCCAAGCCTTTCGCAAACCACCTACAACTCTTACCACCTGAATGAAGCTTCTGAGAAGGGGTACTGCATCTTGAAGCCAGACAAGAATCCCTGAAGGGGAGAGGGAGTGAGGAGGGAAGGGGGGAGACTGGGAAACAAGAAATCATCTCCTCTGACCTCTAGTGAAGTGCCAGGTTTTTTCTTTAGCTcttcacattttctaaatttgCAGATCTGGTGTCCCGTTTTGCGATTCCTGCAACTGCTGCAAACGCCACAGTTGATGAGCCTCTTGCAGGGCACGCAGACCCCAcaccttttcctcttcttcttggCTGGGTTGGCTCCGCCAGCTCCCCcagaggaggacgaggaggaggaggaatgatTCTGCGGGCAGTCTGCCAGATTGGCAATTTGAAACGCACTGTCTGTGACGGCTGCTGAGGCTGCTGCGGGGGAGTGAAGGGCTGTCATGACGATGACCCCTGGAGGTAATGAGATGCCCCCTAAAGCCGGGATAGCGGAAAAAGTCCCCACGCGCTCGGGGAGATTCATTATCTCTGCTTCAGCAGCGCCGCATTTGAGCTTGTTCATGCATTCCCCCGCCAAAGGTCTGCAGTGTTCAGGGGATAAGGTGGAGAGGAAATTAGTATTTGCCATTTGCAACGACGGCTCTGGCGGGCAGCCAGCTTTCCCCAGCCTCTGGGAGTCGTTTCGGTGGTGCATGCTGGtcctgctgccgccgccgccgccgccgccgccgccgccgccaccgccggcgGGGAGGATCgccgaggaggaggaggcggaggaggaggcggcggcggaggAGGATTTCCTGCCGcccccaccgcccccgcccccgcccccgccgccgccgccgccgccgccacccccgccgccacccccgccgccgcccccacccccgccgcTGCCCCAGAGcatggcggtggcggcggcggcggtggccgCGTTGTCGCAGTTCCAGGGGGACATGCCGATGCGCGcggcggccgcggcggcggcggcgctgcTGGGGAAGATGGGGGTGGTGATGCGCGCGATCTTGGCCGCCTGTGGGAAGGCGCCCCCGTTGGTCTTGTAGAAGGAGGTGGCAAAGGAGCGGTAGCGCTCCATTTCCGAGTTGTAATCCACAAGGCTGTTCAGAGCCCCTTCGGGCAAGTGGCTTTCCTTGGGCAAGCCCGGGGCCTCCGGGCTCGGCCCGGGCTCCACGCAGACATTGGTGTTCATGGTGCAGGGGGGGAAGAAGGGGTGCAGGGTGGAAGTGGGGACCGCCTGGTCCGACACCTGGGTGGAAAAGGGGGAAAGGtgggggggagggaagggagtgatggtggtgttggggtgggggccgaggcgggagggGAAAGTGGGTTCGGGTGGGGAGAGCAAGGTGAGGGCTGCTTTATTCCTCTCTGGGGCTCATTTCCACAGACGGTGAATTCCCAGGCAGCGTCTTCCTTTGCATTATCCTCCAACTGTTACAACTAAAATAAAGAAAGTCATTCCAACGAGCTGCACgaggaaaaagattaaaaataaataaacaacctCCCTCACTAACCCACCGCAGACAGCAAAAGCTCCCACATTCTTCCATCAGGTCCTTTGCATAAGAATCACCAAGATGTGACCCCCCCCAGCCCATCCCCCCAACGCTCCCaacccccctccctccctccccacagcaaACCACAGCTCCTCCCCCCTATTCTTATAACCCTCCTGAGAAAATGTATTAATAGCCAGGATACCCAGGGAAAGAGGGAAGACGGGGGTGACAAACGCCTAAGGAAAAGGGCAATTGGAGTGCTAAAGACATGCAAATCATGGGTGGGAGGACGATACTACCTAGAAGCAGAGGGCATTTAAACATTATGAAATGTGTGAACAAGTGCTGCCTGGGCATGCAAATGCTGTAAAGTAGAAAACAGCAATGGCCCTATGAGGAAAATGAACAGGAAATTAGCAAATGAAGTACTGAGAAAGTCTACAATACATCCGAGTATAAACTGTAAGCAAACACAATACAACTGAGAGCTAAGAGACTGCCCACATACAATCTGAACTAAAGAGGCAGGGAAAAAAGAACTACCAGCTGCCACGGTGTCCTTCTGTGTCTGCGGTCATTAGTTTGAATCCCAGCACAGCTGGCTCTGTTAGGGTCTTAATTCAATGGACCAAGGACAGGTCTCAATTGTACAAGCCATTTGGTGGTGGGGCTTGGTGGGGGTAAGAGGGTGATGttctacttgattttttttttttaaggtagaaaataaagataagcCACATAATTACATAGATACATATTTGTATCAGCAATGTCTCAGGTTTTAAACCAAGTGCCTGCAGCCTCTTTAAGAATATTCCTAATCATTCCTAATAGAGATTGCTGTCTCTTCCCAAGACAAGAAGAAAGCATGGCACTTTTTGAAAAGGATCTCTCACAATCACTGATTTTTGCATTGAGTAAAAGGGGGGGGGGAGCCCTTAAGGTGTTCTTTGCCAGAGAAAAATaaccattaaaattatttttaaattgtgctctttttaagaggaaagtttaatGTTAACTGGGTGTTTGCATTCATCTCCTTGCTTACAGGCCATTATTATGCTTTAGGAAGAGGTATTTTAGTTGTTTATTACAGAGGGAGAAGTACATCACAACCTTTTAAGAAGTAAAGCAAAAGCATAAAGTGTATATTCACCTAAAAAACCAGTTtctttgtttccagattttttgGCCAGAATATCTTTTTGTGACATCttttgaagcccatagattgGTCTAGAATGTAGAGTTCAGGGAATTCTACATGGGGGCCCAATAGTCTCAGTCTcaaatattcagagttcaaaatGGTTATCAATTATAGTAATTATGCTTATAATTAGGTTAATGAACCAGTTTTGCCCAAACTCCAAGTGCAAAAACTTCAAGACCTACTGATGAGGTGCTCTAAAAAGAGGGGTTTATGTAAACAAATCCCTATTAGGCAAAGTAAATCAAGATAAGGAACCTCACCCCAGGCTGGATTAGAAGCTTGCGTCTTTCAATCACAGCAAGTCCCTAATCACTCAGGAACCACCTCTGTGGTTTCGCATTAGGGAAAACTGCTCCCTTCTGAGGTCTGAGGGCAATACAAAAGGTGCCCCCAAAATGCTCTTGGCTAAATATTCTTGATGCTtggaaggggtgggggaagacACAGCAAGAATATGCATATAGCTTCAGTTTCTGCGAATCACATTGTAACTGCAAGACCATAATAACTGCTACTCAGTAAAAACTAGTTATGTCAACCATGCATTAGATATCATCACATTGAGTGGAGGGAAAATTTTCAACGTTTTAGTCTTTTGACCTtgtttcaaataaagaaataatttaatgtcCCTTTTTTAGAGTCTTAGAGTGGTGTTTCCAAACACAAGCTTTCCTTGCTTTTCTGATTGCCATCACCACCCCCTTTCCTACCTCAAGGTTTAATACCACCAGAAACTGGAGAAAATGATTATGCCCAGTATCCAGGTCATTATTGTTTAATCAATGCATCTCTGGAGCATGAAAAAGGTATCTAAGCCACAGCTATtgtttggattttattaaaaaacaaaataaaacacacacaaataactaTAGTTCTATGCCAAAGCTAAATTAGAGATGCATACTTCATGATCCTGTTTTGCCTTTAAACAATGTGACTGTACATGCCTAATATTGTATGTCTGGTCTACCAGAGACATAGAGATCAAAGGTCATATTTAACATTCAGGAGGAGGGGCGGGTGcagattaattaataaattaatacagCGACGCTTTTTCTTGCTGGAGTCCAGCATTAATAATCTACTTTCACAATCCCAACGGACAGCaaacatttaagagaaaaaaaagccagagaaagagaaagaacaatcaCTTACCAGTCTCTTTTTATTTGGGGAGCCTTAGAATTTGCAGACGCTGCCAGTCTGCCTTTAATTAGTTGCACATCACCCcctaacacaaagaaacacaaatcCAGATGTGTCTTGGCAGCTCCCAATTACAACTTTAATACTTGTAAACAAACTGTTGGGGAGGGGGGATAAATAAATATGCGGATCAAAAAAAATACCtgtaaatggctttttttttcttgttgcagagagaaggaggaggagatggtGTTAGTGGTGGGGGtggaaagaggaggaggtggggggagaGGAAAGAGTcgagtgtgagtgtatgtgtgagagCGCGGGGCTGTTGTCGGTGGTCTCTCCTCTCCCAGCGCGTTGCTCTCCGTCCGTCTCCAGTCGCTGTgtgcgagggagggagggagccggggagtctctcctctctctctctctctcctctctctctctctctctccctctctctcaccctccccccttctctctctgtttgtgtgtgtgcgagtgtgcggttgctgggggaggggagcgAGAGAGAAAGgcgagggaggaggtgtggaggCTGGGGGCGGGGGCGCGGGGGTGGGGGTGATTGGCGCCGAGGTGAGGAGGACGCAGGGACGTGGACACCTACTGATGATTGGCTGCAAATTACACGGGGAACAAGAGGCGCACGCGGGCCAGCGCTCCTTTTCACAAACCCTCTCCTCGGCAGAGGAGCCACGTTTTCCCTGCTCGCCTGCGGATCGCCCTCCCTCCTCGCGCCCGGCTCTCCGGCTCAGCCCAGCACACAGGgctgttgattattttcttttgctctcGGAGATAATTGTTTGGAAGGGTTGGAAAGAGGGCGTTTCCGACACTCTgcgtgtggggtgtgtgtgctgtgcgggtgtgtgtgtgtgtaaataaacTTGTCTGGGATTTTTTGGCTGGGTTGAGAAGAGCAatacaagaaacagaaaaggtcATGTTTGTTTGAAGAATGCTCTTAGTTCATACCCAATGGCgtggttttaaataaatttcctaGTGTACCCaggaagacttaaaaaaaaaaaaataccatttagaTCTTTAAAGTAAGGAAAAACGGACTGGTGTGGTTCTTCAGACCCTCGAAATACTAGAAATACTATTATTCCAGAATGTAAAAAATCGGTGATATGATGCTTGGCCAATCTCAAAATCCATctcaatctctgtctctcttc includes the following:
- the CXXC4 gene encoding CXXC-type zinc finger protein 4 — its product is MNTNVCVEPGPSPEAPGLPKESHLPEGALNSLVDYNSEMERYRSFATSFYKTNGGAFPQAAKIARITTPIFPSSAAAAAAAARIGMSPWNCDNAATAAAATAMLWGSGGGGGGGGGGGGGGGGGGGGGGGGGGGGGGRKSSSAAASSSASSSSAILPAGGGGGGGGGGGGGSRTSMHHRNDSQRLGKAGCPPEPSLQMANTNFLSTLSPEHCRPLAGECMNKLKCGAAEAEIMNLPERVGTFSAIPALGGISLPPGVIVMTALHSPAAASAAVTDSAFQIANLADCPQNHSSSSSSSSGGAGGANPAKKKRKRCGVCVPCKRLINCGVCSSCRNRKTGHQICKFRKCEELKKKPGTSLERTPVPSAEAFRWFF